The Syntrophales bacterium genomic sequence AGCATCATCCGTCTTATAAAGACATTTGTTGCCTGCGGATTTTGTTTAAGTAGATCGTTGATCGTCATTTTATAAACATTAAGCTCCTTTTTTGTTCTAAGCTTCATTTTGATCGAACAATAATGCATTCCATGAAAGTTGTCTTTGCGCTGGCGCAAAGAGTTGAAAAAAACTGGTTCATTATTTCATAAATATTTTGCGAACAGCCGGGTGAAAATATTCCACTCCTTGTAAGTCAATAGAAAAATTGTTTGTTTTTCTTGACACAACGATGGCTTTACCTTAGAGTCCACCGATAAAAAGAATAGCCGGGGGCAGACTTGGTGAGGCCTGTCAGCCAGCTATTTACCTCCGCAAATACTCAAAAAGGGATTTTAAGTCATGGCGAAAAACAAGGATTTCTACGAAATCATCAGAGGTATTATATCACGCTGCCAAGCAGTTCCCTATGACAAGGAGCTGATAAAGGCTGAGATAATGAAGGAACTTCAGGTAAGCGATTATCCTTCCGCAATTGTCTCCTACCTGTGGGGAGCCTATTACAACCTCGACGGCGATGCCCAAAAAGTATTTCTGGCAGGCGTTTTCTTTGAAATGAAAGAGCAGTATCCCAGTCTGTACGATTTTTTTTCCTTTTACTTCCAAAACAATACCCGTCGCCGGGGCTTTGACCGTAGGCTCGGTGAAAACCGCAGAAAAAGCTATTCCCTCGATTACTATAGTGGAAAATTTATTGAGAGGCGCTCGAAAAGGGAAAGAAGGAAAAGTCCCGAGACGAGGGAGGGCTGGACAAGGCTGGATCAATGGATAAGCGTTCCTTTCGAACCTGACGAGGCCTTTGCGGGGCAGGGGATGGGGATGCGGCCACCCGCGCAGGAGGGAGCGTTTTCAGAAAATGATTTCTTCCGCAAGGAGTATATAAGTCTTTATAGTATTGAAATAATTCTCACCGCCTTGACGGCGTACTTTGAAAGCTATATGCAGCCCGGACAAACGGCTTGGAAAGACGTTGTCAGCCCCGAAACGCTCAGGAGCGCCGAGACGGTTATGAAAAGGTTCATTGCGATGCTGGCAAAGGGTCAGAATGTAAACGCGAAGTAAACAGGGTCTATAGCGTGGATAAACAGACTTCTATAACATCGACAGAAAAACTTCTCGAAGTCATTCGCGGGAAGGCTGATAAAAGCCCGGTGCCTCCTGCTGTCCGCCAGGACCAGGTAATATTTCCCAAAAAGGAGCGCTTCCGGTTTCCGAGTCTTTCCGGCATGAGCCTGCAAAAAACGCACGTCACGGGGGTGTATATCTCGGTTGGCTTTCTTTACCTTGTAAAAACCAGAAAAACAATAACCGGACAGAGGGAAATATCCGAATTGAGACGTTTCGCGCTGCCTCCGGAAACATCGAGAAATACGCCTGAATTTTCAGCATTTCTGAGATCGTCGCTAAAAGCGGTTTGTGGTTCGCCGAAACAATCTGACCTGTGGGCAGGCATGTCCGCGGTTCATATTGATTTTCACCACCTGCGCATTCCGAATGTTCCGAAAAAGGATATAGCGAATGCCGTATATTGGTCGGTGAGAAAACAGGCCCCCTTTGACGAAAAGGAAGTTGCTCTCGATTTCGAGGTTCATGGCGAAGTTATCGATCAGGAAATACAGAAACTATCCGTTATGGCCTATACCGCGCCTCGTGGAGAGATTGAAGAACTCAAAAACCTCTTTGCCGAAGCAGGATGGCCGCTGAAGGGGATTGCAGTTTTGCCCTTCGCCACGCAAAATCTCTTTCGTGCCGGGTTGCTGATTGCCGGCGCAGGAGCGACTGCCGGCCTCTTTATCGGAAACAATTTTTCCCGAATCGATATTTATGCTGGAAACAATCTTGTAATGACCAGGGACATCAAAGCGGGAACGGGTAGTATTGTTGAGAGTCTTGTCGATGCCTTCAATGAACGTAAAAAGGACCCACTGACGTCTCCGATGAATGTAGAACAAGGCAGAAAAATCGTTTTGAGTCTGGGAGGAGAAGCCCCACCCCCAGGGGAGGAAAGAGATGGAGCAGAGCTGTTAAACACCGTTTTTAATCTTGAAAAAGGGGATGTTGTGACTATGATCCGGCCGGCCCTGGAGCGGCTGACGCGCCAGATAGAAAGAACTTTCGACTATTACACAACGACGTATGCCGGCAGCAGGATAGAAAAAATTTATGCATCCAGCTTGATTGAACTCTATCAGTCCCTTGTGGATTATGTCAGCACCCAGTTGGGGATCCCTGTTTTTTTTCTGAATCCGCTTGCCGGGGAAAAAGAGATGGTGCTACTGGAGGCCGCCAGTTTGAGTCTTACTGAGAAAATTGCCTTCGCTCCCTCCATCGGGCTCTCCTTCTCGGACAATAGCCGGACGCCGAATCTGCTTTATACGTATAAAGATGAAGAAAGAGCAGAAACGGTCACACGGATAAACAGGGGGATATTTACCGTCTTTATCCTCCTTGTTTTCGTATGCTCCGGAATATTCATATACCAGAATAAGATGATCTCCCGGAAAAGGTCCTCTCTTGCCGTATCCGAGACTGAGTTAGCGAGTCTCGGAACCCCGGCCAGTCGTGAGGAATTGATGAGTATGGCGGCGGCAGGCGACAAAGAAAAAAAGTTTTTGCGAAGCTACGCGGAGCGCAATCTATATGTGCTGCTGCTGGGGGAACTGTCGGCACTGACGCCGACGGGCATCCGTCTTGTCAATCTGCAGATTGGGCCCCAAAAATCGGAAAAGAAAACAGAGGGTGTAGCTGGCGCCGGGGGGGGTGGGGAAAAAACAGATGCCGGTTTGATAACAATGGAAGGGCTCGTTATCGGCGACCGCAGGTTTTTCGAAACCACGCTCGCCGCCTACGCGCTGAAGCTTGAATCCTCTCCGTTTTTCCGGGGGGTGATCATCACAAACAGCAGTATCGTTCCTTATTTAAAAGGTGAAACGCTCCATTTTACCCTGAGCATGAAGAGGGAGAAAGATATAAGTGGCTGATAAAAAAGTAAGTATGGACATCCCTGGACAAAGCATCCTTTATTTTGGGCTTTGTCTGCTGGGCATTTCAATTTTCATATTCGTGGGCATCCTGCCGACGTTCAAAGAGGGCAAATACCTCGACAAGCAGACGATGGCCGTAAAACAAATGCTTCAGGAGCAGAAAATATTACTGCCTTATCTGTTGAAAATGAAAGAACGCAGCGGCCAAAAAGATCAGAAAAAACTTGTGCTGCAACAAAAAGGCAAATTGGCGAGTGAGGAAATAAAAATCATCCCCGTAACCCTGGCTGAGAAGGCAAAGATGAGCGGAATGACGATCGTATCAGTGACGCCGACCCTTACGCGGCTGTCGGGGAAGGATTCGCTGTTGCCGGTAGATATTGTTTTACGCGGGAAGTTCTCTGATTTTCGGTTATTTTTGATAAATCTCGGGGAACTTTATTGTCTCGACAGGATAGACGAGATGTCTATTCAACAGAAACCAGACGGCAAAGAATACCGACTCACCTTGCTCATTGCGGTCGGCTGAAGCGGAATTTTTGGATATGAAAAATCTGAAAAAAAGGGAAAAAATAGTTATCGGAATCGCGGCAGCCGTTATTTTATACGGGATCGTTGATTTCATCATACCGGCGAAAAAAAATAACCTGCGAGACTCGGTGCAGAATACCAGGGGAATTGAAGAAATTGTGGCTACCCTTTCTGCTGCAACAACAAAGGGTTACGAAAAAGAGACTGTGCGCCAGATTGCCGCAATCAGGGAAGAGAAATGGAAGGGCGATCCTTTCCTTGACGAGGACTCATATAAAAAATGGCTTCGGGTGAAGGAGCCGGCGGTGCCGGAAAAAGAAAAGCAGCCCCGCGTGTTTGTCTATTCCGGCTACATAGATGCGGGGCAAAAACGGCTTGCCGTCATAAACGATGTTGAATATCAGGAGGGAGACTCCCTGGAAATGAATGGTTTCGACAAGAAGTCCAGTGTTTATAAATTGAAAAGCATTTCCCCGGAAAATGTCGTCATTAAAAACACGACGACCGGCGAAAAAATAACTCTCCCCTTAAAGGATCTTATTAAGGGAGGCCATGATGGGCGCAATGAGTAAATATAGACAAAAAGCAGCTAAAGCCATAATCGTCTCGGCGTTGCTTGTTTGCGGCTGCGGGGGCGCAAAAAACGTCGAGAAAGACCCCTTCTTCGAAAAATGGTCCACAATGGCGGAAAAGTCGGAAGGCCACACCCCGGCTTCGAAGACGCTGAAAAAGGATATCGTTACGGAAATCTTTGGGGAAAAGGAAAAAACGAGGGGTGCGGCAAAGACCGAAGCCGACGCGGAACTGCCCATAATGCCGGTGAGTGTGAAGTTTCGTCAGGCCGATATCAAAACGGCGCTTCGTTCTCTGGCTAAAATAGTCGAGATGAACATGATTGTTAAAAATGAAATAAAAGGGGAAATAACGGTCGATTTCAACAATGTTCCGTGGGATCAGGCGTTCAGAAGCATACTCAACACCCAGGGATTGACCTTTGTCCGGGAGGGAGACATAATCCGGATCATGACGCCGGAAGATATGGATCTCGATCTGAAAAAAAAGACACGGGAGCTGGGGGTTCTTTGGGTGGAACCATTGCTGACCGTTGTTGTTCCTATTAATTATGCCATCCCCAAGGACCTCAAGGAGACGATTGAATCCTTCCTGACCCGCGGCAAGGATGACAAACCCCGCGGTTCGGTTCGTGTTGACGGACACAGCAACTCTCTTATCATCTCGGCAATCAGGGATGACCTGGAGAGGATGATGCCGATCATCGAGACGATCGACAAGCCGACCCCCCAGATCATGATCAAGGCAAATATAGTTGAAACTACAAAGGAAACGGCAAGAAAGCTTGGCATTCAGTGGGGCGGCATGTACGGGCATACGGTAGGGGGGCAGGCCCTGTACATAACCCCGGGAGGTTCCGGGGGAACCGCCGTTTCTCCCGGCTCAGCCTTTTCGGGTAATTATTCGCCGAGTTCCGGTTCTTCGGGAATAGCGGGGCAAGGATTCGGGGTTAATTTCCCGGCAGCCATGACGGGAGCAGCATCCGGATCTTTAGGACTGATCTTCGGCACTATCGGAGCGAATATTCTGGAGATGCAGTTGAACGCCTTGCAAGCCGACAGCAAATTGAACATTCTCTCCAGTCCTTCGATAACAACACTCGACAATCAGAAGGCATTTACGGAAAATGGCGAAAAAATCCCCTTCTCGACAATTGATACGAGTGTAAACCCCCCGATAAGAACGGTGAAATTCGAGGACGCGGTGCTGCGCCTGGAGATCACCCCCCATGTAATTGACGGTCAGAATCTGATGATGAAGATCCTTGTGAAGAAAGACGAGGTGGATATGTCCCGCACCGTTGAAGGGAACCCGTTCATCATAAAGAAACAGACCGAAACGACCTTGATCGTCAAGGATGGTGAGACAATCGTCATCTCCGGCCTGACAAAACAGCGCAATGCCTTATCCACGGACGGAGTTCCCGGTCTTAAGGACATACCCGGCCTCGGCTGGCTTTTCAAAGGCGAGGACAAAAGCGGGAAAATGGAAGAGGTGCTGATTTTCATTACCCCCAAGATACTCCCCTCCGTGTCGGCGGCAACCGGGGTGCCGGTGGACAGGGGCAAATAATTATCCGCTCCTATGGAAAATCAGGGAAGAGGGCGACAGCCATTCTTGCCGGAAAAAGAGAAGTCTGATGGATTATTTCAAAATTCTGAATCTTAACCGGGAGCCGTTTTCTAACTCCCCCGACCCGGGTCTCTTTTTTCAGTCGCCTGGTCAGTTGACCTGCCTGCAACAACTGGAACTCTCCATTCGCCTTCGCCGCGGTCTCAATGTCGTAATCGGCGAGGTCGGAACAGGCAAATCCACCCTCTGCCGTCAGCTTATAATCAGGCTGTCGGAATCCGAAGGAGAGCAGAGGGAAATAGAAACAAGCCTCATTATGGATCCCGCCATCAGCACACCCCGTGAATTTCTGAGTGTGGTTTCGGTGTGTTTCGGCCTCAAGCCCCCCTTAAAAATGGCAAGTGAGTGGCAGATAAAGGAGAAAATAAAGGAAACCATCTACCAGAAGGGGGTCGAGGAGAAAAAGATCATTGTTTTGATTATCGACGAGGGGCAGAAGATCCCTGTTTTCGCCCTCGAAATTCTCCGCGAGTTTTTAAACTACGAGACAAACGAAAGCAAGCTTCTGCAGATCGTCATCTTCGCCCAGAACGAGTTTAAAGAAATTATGTATGACCATAAAAATTTTCTCGACCGGGTGAATGGGTATTACATGCTTACCCCTCTGAACTTCCGGGAGACGAAGGGGATGATAGAGTTCCGGCTCCAGCAGGCGGCCCATCCCGCCCAAGTGCCGAAGCTCTTTACAAAACCGTCCTATTGGGCCATTTACGGGGCAACCGGTGGCTACCCACGCCGAATAGTCACCCTGTGCCATCATCTTCTCCTGGCGATGATCATCAAAAACCGGATTAAGGTTAACTGGTTTCTCGTGCGTGTCACCGTCGGAAGGGATCTGCCTGAAAATACCGTTAAGGGTGTATGGACAAAGACTTCAACTTTTTTGGGAGCATTTTTGCTGCTTCTGCTCATAGTGTTGTTTTTTTTCACCCGTATCTAAAAAGAGCTGCGGATGCTGCTGCCCCTGTCCGGTATTGAGGGGCGCTGTTACTTAGAGAATTTTAAGCCATGATCGTTAAAAAAAGACTTGGGGAAATATTGATTGAAGAGGGGCTGCTGACGCAGGAACAACTGCAGAGCGCCCTTGCTGAACATAAAAAAGACAATCTGAGACTGGGGCAGTACCTCTGCAGGCAGGGGATAATCGACGAAAATCAGATGGCGGAAGCGCTCAGCAGGCAGTTGAAGATCGCCAGATACCATCCCAGTCGTTACCCGATAAATATTGATATTGACGGGTTCATTACAATCGAGACTGCCAGAAAATTCCAGATTGCCCCGCTCAGGAAGAAGGGTCGGCTTTTAACAATCGCGATGGTCGATCCCCTTGATATCAATGCCCTCGATGCCGTCGAAATTGAAGCCGATGCCGAGGTCGAGGCGGTTGTCTGCACGGAGCGGGAACTTAACCAGTTGCTCAGCGGCATCTACGGCATGAAGTCGGGGATGAGCGGCGTCCTCGACGATATGAAGGTTGAAACTCAGCCGGCGACAGAAAAAGGCACCGAGCGGGAAGCGGAAGAGGTGAATATTTCCGCCCTGAAGGATCAGGCCGATGACGCGCCAGTTGTGCGTCTGGTGAACTCCATCTTCGCCCAGGCGATCCGCGAGGGGGCAAGCGACATCCATATCAGTCCCCAGCAGGCCAGCATCCAGCTCCGGTTTCGAATCGACGGCCGGTTGCACGAAATCCCCTCTCCGCCTAAGGCACTGTTGCTTCCGATCATTGCCAGGATCAAAATACTCGCGGGTGTGGATATCACCGTTTCGCGACTTCCTCAAGACGGCCGCTTCACAATCAGAATGGAGAGGCACGAGATCAATGTTCGTGTCTCAACGATGCCCACGATCTACGGGGAAAACGTTGTGATGCGGCTTCTGGACATGAGTGCCGGGGTTTATACCCTTGATCGCCTCGGGATGATAAAAACGGACCGCGACAAGATCGAGACGAGCAGTAAAAAGGCTTATGGGATGATTCTTAGCACAGGGCCTACGGGAAGCGGCAAGAGCACAAGCCTCTACGCCATCCTCGATGAAATGAACAGCCCCGATATCAACATCATCACGCTTGAGGATCCGGTCGAATACCGGATCGAGAACATTCGTCAGGTACAGCTCAACCGGAAAGCGGGGATGACCTTTGCCAGCGGCCTTCGGGCGATTCTTCGGCAGGACCCGGACATCATCATGATCGGAGAGATAAGGGACGCCGAGACCGCCCAGATCTCCGTCCAGGCCGCTCAGACGGGGCATCGGCTGCTCAGTACGATCCACACGAATGACGCCGCGGGGGCGATTACCCGCCTGATCGACATGGGAATAGAACCGTTTTTGGTTTCCTCCGCCCTTCTGGTATCGTTCGGCCAGCGTCTCGTCCGGACGAATTGTCCCTACTGCAGTGAACCTTATACGCCGCTCGCCAGCGTCCTCGAAGCGTGGGGGCTCAATAAGGCGGAAAACCCGAATTTCCGGCGCGGCAAGGGTTGTTACCAGTGCATGAGCACCGGTTACAAGGGACGTACGGGGCTCTTTGAGGTGCTCGTCAACGACGAGGCTATCCAGGAGATGATCATTAAGCGTAAATCCGCACAGGAGATCACCCGTGCCGCGGTAGAGCAGGGCCGTCTCAGAACCCTCAAGGAGGATGCTGTGGCGAAGATCCTCCAGGGGATAACAACACCGGAAGAGGCCGCCTCGGCGGTCATGGTGTAACGGCATGGCGACCTTTTCCTATACGGCAATCGACGAAAATGCTCAGACCGTCAAGGGAAGCATTGAGGCTGAAAGTATCGAAATTGCACAGAACATTCTACTTACAAAAGGATATATTCCTTCTCGTGTCACGGAGACATCCGATGCGGGCGGTTCTTTTTTCAGGGGACTAAAGGAAAGCCTTGGCAGTGTGAAGATCGGCGATCTGATTATCTTCACAAAGCAGTTTCGTTCGATGATGGCAGCCGGGGTGCCCATCATCAGACTTTTGCAGGTTCTCGAACACCAGACGGAAAACCGAATCCTGCGGGGGGTTGCCGCGGCAATCAGCAAGGATATCCGGGAAGGTTTCAGCCTTTATGAAGCGATGAGGCATCACCCCGCCGTTTTTTCACCGCTGTATCTGAGCATGATCCGCGCGGGCGAGCTAAGCGGCACTGTTCCTGATATCATGAAGCGGCTCATCGACATTATTGAGCATGAGGCGAAGATAAAGTCCGATATCAAATCAGCCCTTCAATATCCACTTATTGTTGTCATCACAATGGTGATAGCGTTTTTGATCCTTCTGACCTTTGTGGTTCCGAAATTTGTCACGATCTTCGCGAAGGCCGGGCTCGCCTTGCCCTTGCCGACGAAAATCGCCATGCTTATGTATAGGGGACTCGCCGATTACTGGTACATCCTCATTTTCGGGACGATTGGTCTGCTTATAGCCCTGCGCCTGTATGTAAAGACGCCTCCGGGGCGTTACACGAAAGACCGCATTATTCTCAGTCTTCCGCTTTTCGGAACGCTTTTTCAGAAAGCGGCGATGTCCCGCTTTGCCAGTATCTTCGCGATCCTTCACGCGAGCGGTGTTCCCGTTATGGGGTCGCTTGAGGTATTGTCGGGGACGATCGGCAACGCCGCCATATCCCGCGAATTTGACAAGATAAAAGAGAGTATTCAGGAGGGGCATGGTATCTCCGAGCCTCTCGGCAAGGCTAAATACTTCACCCCGATGATTGTGGATATGGTCGCCATTGGTGAGGAATCCGGAAATCTCGAGGAGATGCTCCTCCATGTATCTTCCCATTACGACGACGAGGTCGCCTACGCGGTGAAGGGCTTGTCGGATATGATCGGTCCGGTTCTGATTGCGGGGCTTGCCGTTGTCGTCGGTTTTTTTGCGCTGGCGATTTTTTTACCGATGTGGGATCTTACCAAGATGGTAAAATGATGATAACTTTTTAATTATTATCGCTACAAAAAAGCTATTGCATCTATGAAGAATGTAATGTACTGGTAACGCCGGAATGTCTGATTACAAAAATCTTGAAGCAGTTGTGAACAAAGGTTGAGCAAAAAATATTTAAAAATGAACCAGTAAAGGAGGAAG encodes the following:
- a CDS encoding AAA family ATPase; its protein translation is MDYFKILNLNREPFSNSPDPGLFFQSPGQLTCLQQLELSIRLRRGLNVVIGEVGTGKSTLCRQLIIRLSESEGEQREIETSLIMDPAISTPREFLSVVSVCFGLKPPLKMASEWQIKEKIKETIYQKGVEEKKIIVLIIDEGQKIPVFALEILREFLNYETNESKLLQIVIFAQNEFKEIMYDHKNFLDRVNGYYMLTPLNFRETKGMIEFRLQQAAHPAQVPKLFTKPSYWAIYGATGGYPRRIVTLCHHLLLAMIIKNRIKVNWFLVRVTVGRDLPENTVKGVWTKTSTFLGAFLLLLLIVLFFFTRI
- the tadA gene encoding Flp pilus assembly complex ATPase component TadA, producing the protein MIVKKRLGEILIEEGLLTQEQLQSALAEHKKDNLRLGQYLCRQGIIDENQMAEALSRQLKIARYHPSRYPINIDIDGFITIETARKFQIAPLRKKGRLLTIAMVDPLDINALDAVEIEADAEVEAVVCTERELNQLLSGIYGMKSGMSGVLDDMKVETQPATEKGTEREAEEVNISALKDQADDAPVVRLVNSIFAQAIREGASDIHISPQQASIQLRFRIDGRLHEIPSPPKALLLPIIARIKILAGVDITVSRLPQDGRFTIRMERHEINVRVSTMPTIYGENVVMRLLDMSAGVYTLDRLGMIKTDRDKIETSSKKAYGMILSTGPTGSGKSTSLYAILDEMNSPDINIITLEDPVEYRIENIRQVQLNRKAGMTFASGLRAILRQDPDIIMIGEIRDAETAQISVQAAQTGHRLLSTIHTNDAAGAITRLIDMGIEPFLVSSALLVSFGQRLVRTNCPYCSEPYTPLASVLEAWGLNKAENPNFRRGKGCYQCMSTGYKGRTGLFEVLVNDEAIQEMIIKRKSAQEITRAAVEQGRLRTLKEDAVAKILQGITTPEEAASAVMV
- a CDS encoding type II secretion system F family protein, whose translation is MATFSYTAIDENAQTVKGSIEAESIEIAQNILLTKGYIPSRVTETSDAGGSFFRGLKESLGSVKIGDLIIFTKQFRSMMAAGVPIIRLLQVLEHQTENRILRGVAAAISKDIREGFSLYEAMRHHPAVFSPLYLSMIRAGELSGTVPDIMKRLIDIIEHEAKIKSDIKSALQYPLIVVITMVIAFLILLTFVVPKFVTIFAKAGLALPLPTKIAMLMYRGLADYWYILIFGTIGLLIALRLYVKTPPGRYTKDRIILSLPLFGTLFQKAAMSRFASIFAILHASGVPVMGSLEVLSGTIGNAAISREFDKIKESIQEGHGISEPLGKAKYFTPMIVDMVAIGEESGNLEEMLLHVSSHYDDEVAYAVKGLSDMIGPVLIAGLAVVVGFFALAIFLPMWDLTKMVK
- the pilQ gene encoding type IV pilus secretin PilQ encodes the protein MSKYRQKAAKAIIVSALLVCGCGGAKNVEKDPFFEKWSTMAEKSEGHTPASKTLKKDIVTEIFGEKEKTRGAAKTEADAELPIMPVSVKFRQADIKTALRSLAKIVEMNMIVKNEIKGEITVDFNNVPWDQAFRSILNTQGLTFVREGDIIRIMTPEDMDLDLKKKTRELGVLWVEPLLTVVVPINYAIPKDLKETIESFLTRGKDDKPRGSVRVDGHSNSLIISAIRDDLERMMPIIETIDKPTPQIMIKANIVETTKETARKLGIQWGGMYGHTVGGQALYITPGGSGGTAVSPGSAFSGNYSPSSGSSGIAGQGFGVNFPAAMTGAASGSLGLIFGTIGANILEMQLNALQADSKLNILSSPSITTLDNQKAFTENGEKIPFSTIDTSVNPPIRTVKFEDAVLRLEITPHVIDGQNLMMKILVKKDEVDMSRTVEGNPFIIKKQTETTLIVKDGETIVISGLTKQRNALSTDGVPGLKDIPGLGWLFKGEDKSGKMEEVLIFITPKILPSVSAATGVPVDRGK